Within Acidimicrobiia bacterium, the genomic segment CCGTTGGCTCGGGTCGCTGCGGTGCCAAGACGCCATCGGTAGGCCAACCCAAATAAATCAGCGCAATCATGTGGTCGGTGGGCTCAAAACCGCAGAGCTCACGCACAGCATCACTTCGCAGTGGTGCACCCGAGGCCCAAAACGAAGCCAACCCGGCCGCGGTAGCACCCAACAAAAAGTTTTGAATACCAGCCGCCACCGCCAGGTGATCTTCATACAGAACCTCGGGTTCGTCTTGATGAGCGGCTGCGACCATCACAATGGTGGATGCTCGGCAGTACTTGGTTAAGGCCTTAGCAAGCTTGCCTTCACGTTTTTCGCCTTCGCTAAGCAGCTGTTCACGAGTTAAAGCTCCAAGCTTTACGCGCGCATCACCGGTCAAAACAGAAAAGCGCCACGGCCAAGTACGTTTGTGGTTGGGTGCCCACGTTGCTAGCTCGCAAAGCTGCATAATCAGCTCGGGTGGCACAGGCTTATCAACATCAATTAGCAAGCTGGTACGTCGACGCCGCGCCAGCTCATCAAAATCAGACAAAGCGGTGTTCATGGTTGGCTTCAACCTATCGGGCGGCCACCACAATCGTGCGATACACCAAACGCCAACCATCGCCGTCAATACCCAGATCGGCCAGGCGTCGAGCGGCGTCAGCAGCGCTTAACGGGTCGGAAGTGCCGGCTGCCAAATGCGCTTCAGAGCGGGCCAAAGACACCAGGGCGCTGGCTACTTGATCATCGGTGGCGGCGGCCAGCGAGGCCGCCGAATCGAAGTGAGCGACGCCTTCTTCTGTGGTCCCGATTCCAAGCCACATGCTGGCTAAGGCCAAATGCGCCCAAATTCGATCGAGATAGGTGCTTTGCTCAGCGGCGAAAACCCGGTCGGCCGATTCAATTGCTTGGGCGTGGTCACCCACCATGGCATAAAGCAGCGCTAAGGCACTGAGCGCGTAACCGCTGGGGAATTCTTCGAGCCCCGAACTCACCGACTCGCGCAACCGTGCAAGTGCTACACCGGTGTCGCCCAATTGGGCTTTGGCCAGGCTAAAAGCCACCAAACGGTCACCTTCGCCCACCACGGAAGGGTCGAGGCCATCCATGGTAATTAGGGCCAAATTTTGTAGGGCGCGTTTCGGATCACCGATGTATACCGCCGCGGCCGCGGCCGCCGTTGGGACCGATTCCACCGCACCGCCATGACAAAAGCGACGTTGTTCAATCGCTAGATCAATGGTTTTGAAACCTTCGCTGATGCGTCCCGCTGCGATTAGAGCCCGACCCAGCACACTGGCCGCTTGTAATTCACGCTCCAGGTCGCCAATACGCTTAAAGGTTTCAACAGCGTCATTAGCACGATCGATCGAAGCCACGGAACGCCCGGTCCATAAACGCAATGAAGCCGTTAGCAATAGCATCATGGCTTCGGCCCAACGATCGCCACGTCCTCGGGCCTCAACCAGCATGCCTTCGCCTAAAGCTTCGGCTTCTTCCCATCGACCTTGGTGGAAGCGGACCCAGCCCTGTAACCCAGTGGCCCAACCGTAACCACCGCTGTCACCAATTTCAGCGAACTTTTCTAGTGACTCTTGGAGCTGGCGATCAGCTTCGCTGGGGCGTCCACTTTGAAAGGCGACCCAGGCCAGGTTCTGTAACGCCCAGGCTTCACCACGTTTATCGGCGATAGCACCAAAAACGTCGAGGGCAGCCGACATTGAGCTTCGGGCATCTTCCAGATTTCCGCTTAACAGTTCCACCATGCCACGCAGCCGGAGCGCTTCGGCCATGCCCGTCTTGTCATCTAAACGGCGGAATTCGTTTTCTGCCTCCACGAACGAGGCCAGTGCTTCTTCAACTCGACCTTCACGATCTTCGATCGAGCCGCGAACTAGCAAAGCTTTGGCCACCCCTGAGTCATCATCAAGGACGGTGCTAATGCTCATCGCCTCATCGACATCAGCACGGGCTTCTTCCAACCAGCGCAGATCGGATCGGGCCCGACCCCGGCCCAGCAACAAGGTGGCACGCTGAGCGGTTGGCAGCGGCGGTGCTAACGCCACTGCCCGGTCATATAAACGTTCGGCCACTACTGGCACGGCGTTAGCTTCGGCGCGCCGAGCAGCTTCTATCAACCATTCCAGTGCTTCGCCCACGATGCTGGCCGGAATTCCAGCCACCCCGCCAAGCTCTTTGGCTAGCTGGGCCGCGGCTGCGAAGTGGTGAGCTAAAGCGTCAACAATGGCGTCGGAAACCCCGGTACCCCAGGTGTAATTGCGTTTGAGGAACTCACCGATGCCCCAATGCCGCAGTGCACGAGCGGCCTTGGTCATCATGGTGTAGGTAACGTCGCGCACCAGCTCAGTACGAAATGTGTACTCGGTACCTTCTTCGTTTAACACCAAAATGTCTTTTTCGGCCAAACCGCTCACGGCGGTTTCGACCTCGGTGCGTCCACGTCGGCCATGACCAGCCCGGTCGGCTGCTGCCATAAGCACCAACGCTTCCACCGTGCCTTGACGGCCGTAGACCGCGGCGTCTTCCAGGGCACGGCGCTCAGGTTGGGTCAAACCGTCGAGGCGGGCCGCTACCAAACCCCGCAACGAATCAGGGAGCCGGTCGCCGTCGATTAACGAAGCCGGGTTCACGTGGCCAGGGCTATCGGAGACCAGGCCCATCAGCTCTTCTAAGAACAACGGGTTTCCAGCGCTACGTTCTAGCAGCACATCTTGAACTTCGGGGGCCATCCGATCGTCGGATAAGGCCTCGAGCAGTGTCCGGCTGGCACCACGGCCTAGGGGGTCGACGTTTACTACTAGTGAGTTATGTCGCCCATCGGCCGGTGCCCAGGATTCCCGGAAATGTGGTCTTTGTGTCGTTAGAAGGATGAAAGGCTTATCAACCAGACGTTCTAGCAACACGGCCAGCAGTTCTAAGACCGAACTTCCCGCCCAGTGGAGGTCGGCAATCACCATCATCACCGGTTTGAGTTCGAGGTAGGCCTCAAGAAAACGAACCAGTGAGCGAGCCACTTCTTCTCGGGCTCGACGCGGATCAATGCCCCGCAACGGACCGTCGAAGCCCATAAGGTGAACGATGCCGTTGGTGAGCCGCTCGACCTCACTTTCGGGCTTGGAATCGGGAGGAAACCCAAGGGTATCGACCAGAGTCTCTCGCAACCGTTGGCGCACCGTCGTTGGAGCGTCATTCATGGTGGCACCCACCGCGGTGCGAATAGCTTCGGCAATAGGCCACCACACATTGGCTTCGCCGTATGCCACCGCCCGACCTCGCCACACCAACGCTTCATGTCGCTGATGAGCAAAATCGCCAACCTCAAGCGCCAAGCGAGATTTGCCCACACCAGCATCACCGATAAGGGTCACCAGCAGGGCCTTGCGTCTCTCTACGACGGCATCAATGGCCTGTCCGATGAGGTCCATTTCACGGGCACGGCCAATGAGTGGGGTGCGGAATGCTTGTCGTCGATATCCAGGAGGAACTTCGGGGGCCAAAGCTCGCCACGCCGCCACCAAGTCGTCGCGGCCTTTAACCGTCAACGCCCCGACAGAATCGTATTTTATGGAATCCGCGGTGGCGCTATAGGTGGAGTTACCAACCCAAACTTCGCCTGGTACGGCGGCGTTTTGCAGCCGTGAAGCCGTGTTTACCACGTCGCCCATGGCGGTATAGTCGCCGCCAGCACGCAACGCCCCTGTCAACACTTCCCCGGTGTTGATTCCAATGCGCATTTGCACTGTCATCCCCAGGCGTTCCGACATTTTGGCGATCGTTTCTTGCATTCGTAGGGCCGCCCGAACAGCGCGTTCGGCATCATCTTCATGAGCCACCGGCGCTCCGAACAATGCCAAAATCGCGTCACCCAAAATCTTGTCGACCCGGCCACCAAACGAACGAATGTCGTCTACCAAAGCCTCAAAGAGACGATCAATTAGGGCTTTGACCTGCTCGGGGTCGCGGTTTTCGGCCATGCCCGTGTAGCCAACCAAGTCGGCAAATAAAACAGTGACCACGCGCCGTTCATCAATTTGAGCCACCAACTGATGCCCACACGAAGGACAAAATCTGGCACCTTCGGGTGTTACGGCACCACATACTGGACAAGTCACCCTCACAGCATAGATGCCAAGCCCCAAGGTGACTCTGGTCACCTAGGCCTTTAATTCACCGTTACCAGGTCAGGCGCGCCTATCGTTAACCCCTTGGCATTATTAAACTCGCTCAAAGTCATGGTCCATAAGTTCGGAGTTGCCAGGTGACAAGTACAGATGTGTCGACAAAATTTGCTGCTAAAGCAGTAAACGCAACCAAGATCTACGGTTCTGGGGAAACCAAGGTTGTGGCGCTAGACCACATTGATGCCGACTTCGAGCGGGAGCGCTTTACCGCCATCATGGGACCTTCCGGTTCAGGAAAGTCAACCCTAATGCACTGCTTGGCGGGTCTTGACACGCTAACTGAAGGCCAGGTTTTTATTGGCGATATCGATCTTTCATCGCTAAAGGAAAAGCAGCTAACCACCTTGCGTCGTGACAAAGTGGGTTTCATCTTCCAAGCTTTCAACCTGATTCCAACGCTGAGCGCACTAGAGAACATTGTGCTGCCCATGTCTCTAGCCGGGCGCAAGGCAGACCCTGACTGGCTCGACCGGGTAGTGGCGACGGTGGGCTTAGGTGACCGTTTGGGCCATCGTCCGGCAGAACTTTCTGGTGGTCAACAACAGCGGGTGGCAGTCTCTAGGGCCCTAGCAAGTCGGCCCGAAATTATCTTTGCCGACGAACCAACTGGGAACCTCGACTCGAACAGCGGCGGTGAGATTCTTAATTTCATGCGTCAAGCGGTGGACGAATTTAGACAAACCATTGTCATGGTGACCCACGACCCGTTAGCTGCCAGCATCGCCGATCGGGTGGTCTTTTTGGTAGATGGAAAAATTGTCTCGGAGATCCGTCAGCCCACACGTGACCTGATCATCGACCAAATGAAAGATCTTGAGGTACCTAAATAATGCTTCGCACCACACTGAGGTCTTTGTGGTTCTACAAGCGACGCCTTTTATCAACCGCACTAGCGGTGCTCTTAGGGGTTGCTTTTATGAGCGGCACCCTGATTCTAGGTGACACTCTTGACCACTCCATCAAGGCGGTTCTGGGTGAAGCCGACCCCGGCGTCCACGCCCAAATTCGGGGTCCGGTGCTCTTTGACTCTGGTTTTGGTGCCATGCGCGCCAACGTGCCCGCCGACCTGGTTGAAACGGTACGTGACGTACCCGAAGTGGCTTCTGCTTACGGTTACATCCAAACCCAGTCTGGGCGCGTCTTGGGCGCCGACGGCGAAACCTTAGGGGCCGATCAGGGACCGCCAACCATACTCGAGGCGGTTATTCCAGATGCCTCCTTAACAAGCTATGAGTTTGTGACAGGGCGCACCGTTGAAGCCAACGACGAAATGATTCTGAATCGTGGAGCTGCTAAGAACGGCGACCTCCACGTGGGCGACAAAGTCACGGTTATTACCGCTCTCGGCTCGCAAGAGTTCACTTTGGTTGGGACTTATGACATTCGCGGTAAAGCCAGCATCTTGGGTGCCGTAGTCGCCGGTTTCACCACCGAAACGGCCCAACAATTTGCCGGTGTCACCGACGAGTTCGAAACCATTTTGGTTCACGGCCAAGCTGGCACCACCCCAGATGAGCTGGTGTCGATCCTGCAGCACGATCTTGCTTCCGCAGGCGATTTCAATATTCTTACCGGCGAGGCCGCTGCCAAAGAGCGAGCCGATGACCTGAGCCAAGGTTTGTCGTTCTTCACGACCTTCCTCATGATTTTCGCGGTTATTGCGCTTACGGTCGGTGCCTTCATTATTTACAACACCTTCTCAATTTTGGTGGCCCAACGAAGCAAAGAGCTGGCACTGATGCGCGCCATTGGAGCGTCACGACGCCAGGTACTGATGTCGGTACTTCTAGAGGCTTCTTTCATTGGGCTGATTTCGGCATTGGTCGGGTTGCTAGGCGGTATGGGCCTGGCCATGTTGGTGCGACAAGCACTTGATGCTTTCGGAATGGAACTAGCCACCGGTGGAATTACGGTTACCACCTCTACCATCATCACGGCACTTGTCGCCGGGCTAGTGGTGACCTTCTTTTCGGCTTTGGTACCAGCACGCCGTGCTACGCGAGTGGCACCCATCGAAGCGATCCGCGAAATCGAAACCGACTCTTCGACGACTTCAAAACTTCGGGGCGCTCTTGGATTGATTGCTCTGGTGCTGGGTCTACTCTCGATCATCCCGGCCTTCGGTGATGAGCCCGACAACAATGCCTTAATTGGCGTTGGAATTGGTGCGTTACTTTTGCTCTTGAGCCTGATCGTCCTGGGTCCGGCCATCGCCAAACCTATTGCTCAGCTAGCTGGGATACCTTTGGGTGCTACCCGTGGAATTAGTGGTCAGTTAGCCAGCCAAAACGCTGTACGTTCGCCTAAACGTACCTCGTCCACCGCCGCAGCCTTAATGATCGGCGTGGCCTTGGTGGGTTTCATCACCATCTTTGCGCATTCGGCCAAATTCTCGATCGACAAAGAAATCAATCGAGGTCTGAAAGCTGATCTGATTCTTAGCTCGGACGTGTTCGACTTAGGCATCCCGTTGTCGCTCACCGACGAGGTCGCCAGTCTCCCCGAGGTCGCCGAGTTAGCGTCAATTCGCCAAACTTTCGCGCAAGTTCGCACCTCTTCGGGCAAAGAGATCGTCACCTTTGCTTCGGCGATCAACCCCGACAACTTCACTCAGCTCATCAGCACAAAGATGGCTCAGGGGACATTGTCCGATCTGTCGCGCGGCAAGATCGTGGTTGACCGTAGCGTCGCCCGTGACAACGACATTGCCGTTGGCGACACAATTCAGCTCACCTTCCGCTCAGGTTCAACTTCTAAGTACACGGTGAGTGCACTGGGCGACGATCCGTTCCTGCTTGGCATGTTCGTCATCTCGCACGAAGATTGGAACAAGGCGGTACCCGACGCCACCGACAGCATCGTGTTTGTTAAGGCGTCCACCAACAGCTCGGTCTCGGCTTTACAAGACGAAATCGAGGACCTGTTAGAGCCGTATCCGATGGTTGAAGTCGCCAATCGTGATCAGTTCATGGGCAGCATCGTGGCACAGCTTGATTCGGCCTTAAACATTTTGTATGGGCTACTGGCCTTGTCGGTGTTCATTGCTTTGATAGGAATTGCCAACACCTTGGCGCTCTCCATTCATGAACGAACCCGCGAACTAGGCTTGTTGCGTGCCGTGGGCATGAACCGTAGTCAGCTGCGATCGTCAATCCGTTGGGAAGCTGCCATCATCTCAATCATCGGCACACTAGAAGGACTTGTTTACGCTCTGGGCGTAAGTTACGTACTGATCAAGACGCTGAGCACCCAAGGTTTTTCGGTTTATGCGGTGCCCTATATGCGTCTTAGCGTGATCGTGGTGATCTTCGCATTATTAGGGGTGGCAGCTGCAATTCGCCCGGCACGACGAGCTTCAAAGCTGAACGTGTTGGACGCTATCGCCACAGAATAATAGGACCAGATAATAAGACCGCCTAGTCCGACCAGCCGTGGCTAAGTTGCTCGCAACTTGATGATATAGCCATGGCTGGTCGTGGCCTGCTAGCGACCACTAATGGCCACATAGCCGACGTAATCGGATCTAGGCGAAGGTGACTTCATCGCCCACGTTTATGACACCAGCACCGTTGACCGATGCATACGAACCAAGCGACGCAAACGTGCCCAACATAGAGGTCACCCGATTGTTACTAGCCAAAGTACGTAAAACCTCAGGCAGCGAAGCCAAGTCGCCTTGGGCCAAAGTCGGCATCACACAGCGTGGGGTAGGAACTCCAACTTCAATTTGAACCTCACCCAACTTCAGGGTGCGGCCTTCCCATTCATTTTCGATAAACCCAGGGTCAGTGTTGGTATCAATTACCAAACTAGGGCGGAAACGTCGCAGATCGGTACCGGTTTCTGGTACCAGTTCGGCGAGCGCCGCCAGGCTAGCGGTAGTGATGAAGTGTAGTGCTGCCACATCAACAAAAGATGTGCCTTGGCCAGCCAGATTTACCGGAATGTCTACCGAACCTGCCAGCGATAGGCCTTCAATTTCGGGCCAGTCAGAAGCGTAAACACCTTGTTGGGTCTGGGTCGCCAACTCAACCTTTACAGGACGGCCAAACAGTTCGCTTAAGGCCGTTTCTAACTTGGGGTCAACGACTGACCATTCAGACTTATCAGGCAAGGTTACCGTTACTTCACGGCCCACTCCCCGAGCCTGGCAGTTCAGTAGTTCACGCCACAAACTTGGTCGCTTAGCACTGACGATTTTGTCGGTTTCTAGATCGCGCAATGCCCACGTGCGGTCACCGTCAATACCGCCTTCGTCTACCGGTACCGATTGAAGAGCTTCACCTTGCATTGATTTGAAAGGGAATCGGTACAGGTGAGTGATGCGTCCAAGTGAGCTCATGGCTACATTCTGTGCGTTACGGCCAGCGCTCTGCGAACCAAACCGCGATATCCCTCCACAAAACCGGCTTCTAAGAAGCTGTCTCTCAGTGGATGTTCCCCCGCTGGCACACCATCGATTTTGGCGATTTCCAGTTTTCTGAAACGCCCCTTGTCGACTAGTTCACCTAGGGCTTCGATCCACTGCCCATCAGCTTCATCATCAAAAACCAAAATGGAGCGGCCACCTCGTTCTAAGTAGGCCACTGGCCGACCATCTGTGAGAACAACGAACGCGCCCGCACTGCGCGAAGGTCGACCGGCGGAGCCAGGCCAGCTGAGTGAAGCACCATAAGGCGAAGCCGGGTCGGTGGCGGCCAGTACCAGCACCCCCGTGGCAGCATCACGCATGTCACGCAACCGCTCGACCGCGCCGGGCAGCGCAAACTGTGCCGCGCCCAATCCGGCGACGAAGTAGCCACGTCGAATACGTCCACGCTCTTCGAGTTCTTTCAACACCGGATACAAACCAGCAAAACCGCCACTTTGGCCTTCCCCCAACGCAGCTTCTCGCGACAGAACCCCATAACGTTCTAGCAATGCCGAGGCCCGCGCCAAGCCCGCTTCGGCGGCTGAAGTAGGTTCCATTAACAGTGGCGCCACAAGCGACCAGCGCCCAGACGCTCCGGGGGGCCCTAGCCGAGCTAAATGGCCAGCACGTAGTCCACGCCGGCGGGTGCTGGCGGAGGCTGGCTTGGCGGGACGAGTTCCCAACGCTCGAAGCGGAGCGAACGAGTCGTTGGTAATAGAACCATTCCAGACCAAATCCCACAGGGCACTAAGCACAACCTGGTCATCGTAGGGCAACCCGGCCGCAGCCACCGCGGCCACCAGTTCAGGCCAAAATGAGGCACCGGAGCGTTCGAGACACTCGACAATGGCCTGGTGGGTCGCACCAAAATCGTGTGAGCCGGACTGATCTAACAACCAAGCGGTGGCGACACGAGATTCCAATCGGTTCCCCGTGTCATCGTGGTGAGCCTTACCGGCACCGTCGCTGTCTGGATCAGCGATTGTTGGCCAGTCGAAGAGAAGGCGGGCTTGATCACGAAACGCTACGCGGATTCGCCCGTCAGTTGCGCCTAAAGCACCAGCACCAACCCAGAGCAACTCGCCGCTCATAAACAGAAAATCGAGGTCGCTTGGTTGATAGTTGTCGAGTCGACTCGCCAAGACATCGTTTTCAAAGCTTGACACCGGGATTGAGGCGCCTTGCAGCATTGAGAGCACCTCAACCAGGCCATCCATTCCGCTAAAGCCACGGCCTACGCCCTGCCAATCCGGCAAAAAGCGTCCTAGTGCCCGAGCATCGACGGGCTCTACTTCGTTGCGGAGCCGAGCTAGGGAACGACGACGAATTTGGCGTAGAGCATTCGGATCGCACCATTCACGTTCGAAACCTTGGGGTCGAAATTCGCCTCTAAGCAGCGTGCCATTAGCTTCCATTCTTTCCAAAAACGGCTGCACCACCCCCGGTGCCAACCCGAAACGTGAAGCTACCTCGGTGGTGAGAAAAGGTCCGTGAGTTTGCGCATAGCGACCAAGTAATCCACTAAGTGGGTCGGGTACCGACTCGGTGAAAACGCTGGGTAACCCGATGGGCACACTCACCCCGAAGCTGTCGCGTAAACGGCCAGCATCTTGGGTTGAAGCCCACTCGGCAACACCACCGATATTCACCGGGTAGGCCCTTTTCTCACCCTCCAGTATCTGCAGCCATTTATCAACCATCGACTCGTCGGCTTCACAACGCTGACGAATCTCGACTGCGCTCAGAGGACCGAGTGCCACCAACACATCATGAAGCTCGTCAGCATCGCGAGCGACACGGCTAGCACTCCGGCGTTGCAGTAGGTCTTCGACCTCTAGGATCGCTTGTGGATCAAGAAGATCACGTAATTCCTCGGCCCCCAAGAGCTCACGCAACAAATCTTTATCGAGCGATAGGGCGGCTGCTCGGCGCTCTGCCAAAGGAGCGTCGAGCTCGTACATGAACTGGCCTATCCACCCGAACAAGAGTGACTGGGCAAAGGGCGAGGCCGTCGGCGTGTTAACGGCTACCACCCGAACCGAACGGTTCTGTAGACCCCGCAGCACCTCGCGCAATGCTGGTAGGTCAAAGACATCGTTCAAGCATTCCCGGGTAGTTTCGAGAAGAATCGGGAATGTTGGATAAGCCGATGCCACGTTCATTAGATCACTGGCACGCTGGCGTTGTTGCCACAGCGGTGTTCGGCGGTCGGGGCGGCGCTTGGGCAACAACAACGAACGTCCAGCACACTCACGAAATCGTGAGGCGAACAAAGCAGTTTTTGGCAGTTCGGCGGTGACTAGACGATCAATTTCGTCGGGGTCGATGAGCAATTCATCAAGCGGTAAGTCGTCGATAGCTTCAGGTAGCCGAATTGCAATACCGTCATCGCTCCACATGAGGTCGATATTTACGCTCCAGCGTTCTTCCAATCTCGAACGCAACGCGATCGCCCAGGGAGCGTGAACTTGCGCCCCGAAAGGACTGAGCACGCAAACCCGCCAATCGCCGATCTCATCGCGGAAACGTTCGACCACGATGGTTTTGTCGTCGGGCACGGTACCCGTAGCTTCCGCCTGGTCTTTAAAATAGGCCAGCAGATTTGTGGCAGCCCGGTCGTCAAGCCCGTGGGTATCGCGTAGCTCTTCATGAGCCAGGGCCGGTGTCATTGCACGAAGCCGTCTGGTGGTCGCGCCTACGGCCATACCCAGTTCTAAGGGACGCCCTGGCGAATCGCCATGCCAAAACGGCATCCTGCCCACACGGCCAGGCGCTGGCGTCACCACAACTCGTTCGTGGGTGATCTCTTCGATGCGCCAGGTGGTAGCCCCTAACAAGAAAGTTTCCCCAACCCGTGTTTCGTACACCATTTCTTCATCGAGTTCCCCCACCCGGGTGCCATCGGGCAGAAACACTCCGAAGAGCCCCCGGTCGGGGATGGTGCCGGGGTTAGTAACCGCCAGTCGCTGCGCCCCTTTGCGACCTCTGATGGTGCCCTCAACACGGTCCCAAACAATTCGTGGCGAAAGATCAGAGAACTCGTCGGAGGGATAACGACCCGATAGAAGATCGAGCGTGGCATCGAGAATATCGTCACTCAAATCGGCATAAGGTGCGGCACGTCGAATTACCCGGGCCAAATCGGCCGTGGTCCAATCGTCGAGGGCCGCCATGGCAACAATCTGCTGCGCCAAGACGTCGAGAGGATTACGAGGGTAGGTAGTCGCTTCTACCAATCCTTCTTTCATCCTGGCTACCACCACCGCAGCTTCTAAGAGGTCGCCGCGGTGTTTCGGGAAAATACGCCCCCGACTCGCTTCCCCGACCTGGTGCCCGGCTCGACCAACGCGCTGTAAACCTCGCGCTACCGAACCGGGCGACTCAACCTGGATCACAAGATCAACCGCACCCATATCGATGCCCAGCTCGAGAGAGCTGGTAGCGACCAAAGCCTTCAGCTCGCCGCGCTTTAGTTCATCTTCAATGATTAGCCGGCGTTCTTTCGATAAAGACCCATGATGAGCTTTGGCTATTTCATGGCCCGGCATGGGCGCACTGCCATCAGTTTCGCCACCACGGTTCAAACCTTGGGTGGATAGTTCGTTCAAACGCGTCGCCAGTCGCTCGGCAGCACGACGCGCATTCACAAAGATGAGGGTTGAGTGGTGCTCGTTCACCAAGTCGAGCACCGGAGGATGGATGGCGGGCCAAATAGATCGACCGTCGGTATCGGGTTCGGCCATGTCGTCCACTGGTACTACTACCGAAACATCAAGCGTTTTGGTCGATCCCGCGTCAACAACGGTCACGGGTCGCCACTGTCCATCGTTGTTCTTTCCACCTAAGAAACGAGCGATCTCGTCGAGCGGTCGTTGGGTGGCTGAAAGCCCGATTCGCTGTGGTGGTTGGGCGGCAACTTCTTCCAGCCGCTCTAAGGTGAGCGCCAAGTGGGTGCCGCGTTTGGTGGGTGCCATGGCGTGGATCTCATCGATAATCACGGTTTCAACCCCGGCCAAGGTTTCACGGGCGGCCGAGGTCAACATGAGGTACAGCGATTCGGGGGTAGTGATCAAAATGTCGGGCGGGACTCGTACCAGTTGACGACGGATGTTGGCTGGCGTGTCGCCGGTACGTACCCCCACCGTTGGTACATAGCCCGAAATGCCAAGACGCTCGGCCGCAAGGTTGATACCCACCAGTGGTGACGCCAGATTTCGCTCGATATCAACTGCTAAGGCCCGAAGCGGCGAGATGTAAACGATTCGGGTTTGTTTAGCCGAAGTCGCTGGAGGGTTGACGACCATCTGGTTGATACCCCATAGGAAAGCCGCCAAGGTTTTCCCGGAACCGGTAGGTGCCAAGATCAGGGTATGTTCACCGCGCGAGATTGAAGCCCAACCCTGGCTTTGGGCCTGGGTCGGCTGACTAAAGCTAGTTTCAAACCAGCTTGATACCGCTGGTGCGAATGAAGGTAATGGCACGCTTATACGCTAGCTAGACACTGTGACATCTATGGTCGTACCTATGGGTCAAGTGGAATTGTTGGTAACCGACCTCGACGGCACCTTGTGGGAGCTAGCGCACCAGATACACCCGCAAGTGTTGTCAGCCTGGGCAGAAATTGAGCGCCGTGGGTACCCCATTCTAGTAGCCACAGGCAGGCGTCTTGCTTCTGCGCGA encodes:
- a CDS encoding MOSC domain-containing protein, with translation MSSLGRITHLYRFPFKSMQGEALQSVPVDEGGIDGDRTWALRDLETDKIVSAKRPSLWRELLNCQARGVGREVTVTLPDKSEWSVVDPKLETALSELFGRPVKVELATQTQQGVYASDWPEIEGLSLAGSVDIPVNLAGQGTSFVDVAALHFITTASLAALAELVPETGTDLRRFRPSLVIDTNTDPGFIENEWEGRTLKLGEVQIEVGVPTPRCVMPTLAQGDLASLPEVLRTLASNNRVTSMLGTFASLGSYASVNGAGVINVGDEVTFA
- a CDS encoding DEAD/DEAH box helicase, with the translated sequence MPLPSFAPAVSSWFETSFSQPTQAQSQGWASISRGEHTLILAPTGSGKTLAAFLWGINQMVVNPPATSAKQTRIVYISPLRALAVDIERNLASPLVGINLAAERLGISGYVPTVGVRTGDTPANIRRQLVRVPPDILITTPESLYLMLTSAARETLAGVETVIIDEIHAMAPTKRGTHLALTLERLEEVAAQPPQRIGLSATQRPLDEIARFLGGKNNDGQWRPVTVVDAGSTKTLDVSVVVPVDDMAEPDTDGRSIWPAIHPPVLDLVNEHHSTLIFVNARRAAERLATRLNELSTQGLNRGGETDGSAPMPGHEIAKAHHGSLSKERRLIIEDELKRGELKALVATSSLELGIDMGAVDLVIQVESPGSVARGLQRVGRAGHQVGEASRGRIFPKHRGDLLEAAVVVARMKEGLVEATTYPRNPLDVLAQQIVAMAALDDWTTADLARVIRRAAPYADLSDDILDATLDLLSGRYPSDEFSDLSPRIVWDRVEGTIRGRKGAQRLAVTNPGTIPDRGLFGVFLPDGTRVGELDEEMVYETRVGETFLLGATTWRIEEITHERVVVTPAPGRVGRMPFWHGDSPGRPLELGMAVGATTRRLRAMTPALAHEELRDTHGLDDRAATNLLAYFKDQAEATGTVPDDKTIVVERFRDEIGDWRVCVLSPFGAQVHAPWAIALRSRLEERWSVNIDLMWSDDGIAIRLPEAIDDLPLDELLIDPDEIDRLVTAELPKTALFASRFRECAGRSLLLPKRRPDRRTPLWQQRQRASDLMNVASAYPTFPILLETTRECLNDVFDLPALREVLRGLQNRSVRVVAVNTPTASPFAQSLLFGWIGQFMYELDAPLAERRAAALSLDKDLLRELLGAEELRDLLDPQAILEVEDLLQRRSASRVARDADELHDVLVALGPLSAVEIRQRCEADESMVDKWLQILEGEKRAYPVNIGGVAEWASTQDAGRLRDSFGVSVPIGLPSVFTESVPDPLSGLLGRYAQTHGPFLTTEVASRFGLAPGVVQPFLERMEANGTLLRGEFRPQGFEREWCDPNALRQIRRRSLARLRNEVEPVDARALGRFLPDWQGVGRGFSGMDGLVEVLSMLQGASIPVSSFENDVLASRLDNYQPSDLDFLFMSGELLWVGAGALGATDGRIRVAFRDQARLLFDWPTIADPDSDGAGKAHHDDTGNRLESRVATAWLLDQSGSHDFGATHQAIVECLERSGASFWPELVAAVAAAGLPYDDQVVLSALWDLVWNGSITNDSFAPLRALGTRPAKPASASTRRRGLRAGHLARLGPPGASGRWSLVAPLLMEPTSAAEAGLARASALLERYGVLSREAALGEGQSGGFAGLYPVLKELEERGRIRRGYFVAGLGAAQFALPGAVERLRDMRDAATGVLVLAATDPASPYGASLSWPGSAGRPSRSAGAFVVLTDGRPVAYLERGGRSILVFDDEADGQWIEALGELVDKGRFRKLEIAKIDGVPAGEHPLRDSFLEAGFVEGYRGLVRRALAVTHRM